From the Eleutherodactylus coqui strain aEleCoq1 chromosome 9, aEleCoq1.hap1, whole genome shotgun sequence genome, the window GGGATATAAAGACCGCACAGTATTGGGGTGTGAGGGATGTAAAGACCGCACAGTATTGGGGTGTGAGGGATGTAAAGACCGCACAGTATTGGGGTGTGAGGGATGTAAAGACCGCACAGTATTGGGGTGTGAGGGATGTAAAGACCGCACAGTATTGGGGTGTGAGGGATGTAAAGACCGCACAGTATTGGGGTGTGAGGGATGTAAAGACCGCACAGTATTGGGGTGTGAGGGATGTAAAGACCGCACAGTATTGGGGCGTGAGGGATGTAAAGACCGCACAGTATTGGGGCGTGAGGGATGTAAAGACCGCACAGTATTGGGGAGTGAGGGATGTAAAGACCGCACAGTATTGGGGCGTGAGGGATGTAAAGACCGCACAGTATTGGGGCGTGAGGGATATAAAGACCGCACAGTATTGGGGTGTGAGGGATATAAAGACCGCACAGTATTGGGGTGTGAGGGATGTAAAGACCGCACAGTATTGGGGTGTGAGGGATATAAAGACCGCACAGTATTGGGGTGTGAGGGATGTAAAGACCGCACAGTATTGGGGCGTGGGGGATGCGAGGACCGCACAGTATTGGGGCGTGGGGGATGCGAGGACCGCACAGTATTGGGGCGTGGGGGATGCGAGGACCGCACAGTATTGGGGCGTGGGGGATGCGAGGACCGCACAGTATTGGGGCGTGGGGGATGCGAGGACCGCACATTATTGGGGCGTGGGGGATGCGAGGACCGCACAGTATTGGGGCGTGAGGGATGCGAGGACCGCACAGTATTGGGGCGTGGGGGATGCGAGGACCGCACAGTATTGGGGCGTGGGGGATGCGAGGACCGCACAGTATTGGGGCGTGGGGGATGCGAGGACCGCACAGTATTGGGGCGTGGGGGATACGAGGACCGCACAGTATTGGGGCGTGGGGGATGCGAGGACCGCACAGTATTGGGGCGTGAGGGATGCGAGGACCGCACAGTATTGGGGCGTGAGGGATGCGAGGACCGCACAGTATTGGGGCGTGAGGGATGCGAGGACCGCACAGTATTGGGGCGTGAGGGATGCGAGGCCCGCACAGTATTGGGGCGTGAGGGATGCGAGGCCCGCACAGTATTGGGGCGTGAGGGATGCGGGGCCCGCACAGTATTGGGGCGTGAGGGATGCGGGGCCCGCACAGTATTGGGGCGTGAGGGATGCGGGGCCCGCACAGTATTGGGGCGTGAGGGGTGCGAGGACCGCACAGTATTGGGGCGTGAGGGGTGCGAGGACCGCACAGTATTGGGGCGTGAGGGGTGCGAGGACCGCACAGTATTGGGGCGTGAGGGGTGCGGGGCCCGCACAGTATTAAATTCGCCGGTCTTCTTACGCGCTGTTTCTGTGTTTGTTGCAGCGGATGCGTGGGCAGGTGGAGGGTCACCAGCCCCTCTTCAACGGTCTGGAGAATGATCTCGGCAAGGCTCGAGAGGTGAGTGAGAAGATGCTGCGAGCTCACAGCGAACGGGACGTGGACCTGGAGAGATACCGGGAGAAAGTGCAGCAGCTGCTGGAGCGCTGGCAGGCCATTGTCCTGCAGATAGACTTGAGGCAGCGAGAACTGGAGCAGCTGGGCAAACAGCTCCGCTACTACCGAGAGAGCTATGAGTGGCTCATCCGATGGATACAGGATGCTAAGCAGCGCCAGGAGAAGATCCAGTCTGTGCCCATCACCGACAGCAGAACTGTCAAGGAGCAACTACAGGAGGAAAAGGTAGGGATCCCAGGAACAGGAGCTGTGTAATCGGATTGGGGATGGGGCCACATACAACGCAACAAGAATAACTCCACCCAACAGGCGGATATGGAAGGGAAAATATTAGCTGTTCCTGCCCCAATATCATACTGGCCTTAGTTCATAATTTGTCTGGAGCGATCCTTTATAATAGATGAGGGAGGTCACCTATCATGAACTGACTTTATACAGAGGGTCATTAATAAAACGTCTATCCCATGTTCACAGAAACTGCtggaggaaagtgagaaaaaccgCGTGAAAGTTGACGAATGCCAGAAGTACGCCAAGCAGTATATCGATGCCATCAAGGTGAGAGGAATACACTCGCATGCCACAGCCACCACCAATATACATTACTCCTTGATTATATAGCGAAagctgagtgcagctctgcagtataatacagaatgggaCTCAGGATCCGTACAAGATAAATAATGTATGAATGCAATGACTCCATTGATTAGATGGAGTAATTCTGTGTGTGACTCAGTATTTATTGGTGATGGGAACTGTAATGGTAATTTGGTTCCTACTACTGCTGAATCTATCCACTCTTCTAGGACTTTGAGCTCCAGTTAGTGACATACAAAGCTCAGTTGGAGCCAGTTGCATCACCTGTCAAGAAGCCAAAAGTGCAGTCTACATCTGACAACATCATCCAGGAGGTGAGGGCATCTTGGCACCTTCTCATGATCATTGCCATCCTGCTTGGCATGTGATGTGGGGCCTGATCATCTCTCTTACTTTCTTGCAGTATGTGGAGCTTCGGACCAAGTACAGTGAACTCACCACATTGACCAGTCAGTATATCAAATTCATCACCGAGACGCTGCGTCgtctggaggaagaggaggtatgaTCCTGACATTGTACCCAGTACTTGTCATACTGGTGCCAcaccaggtaccctggcataccCCACTCTAAATAGAAGTCCGTTCATTAGTATCCTGGATAAGGCAGCACCAGGTTCAGCGCACGATTATGGTGTTTCGGACTGGACTAATATTGAACCATACATTTATAAAGCTCATGTGACTGTGCAAATTTCTGCCAATTCTTGCTGAGGATGGGTGAAGAACTGCTGCAAAAAGACTGCACCCAACCTAAAGAATATGATGCCCGTCATATACCGTGCTGTCAGTTAATGGCAGAGTATCCTGCTTTGCTCTGTATATGGACCTGGTCTGGGAACAGTCCATTCCCCAGGTCACTGCGATCTGTAGGCACCAGATTTGTACAATGTCTAAAGCCACTAGAGCACGGACCTAGTCACAATGTACAACACCCTACTCTGGTAATATAGAGACagggaatcgcagcatgcctcATACACACGGTGCCCCATTGTCATATATAGTCCCATTCAGATGACTAGTATACAATACACAGTGCCGCAGACCATTAGCATGATGCATATATCCCCATTCAGAGTTCGAGTATACAATGCACAGTGCCCCATTCTAGTACCTACTATAATATAATGCATATATCCCGATTTTAAATGACCAGTATACAGTGCACAGCACCTATTTCTAGTACATAGTATAATACATATATTTCCATTCTTGGGACCAGTATACAAAACCCTGGTTTAAAGGTCTTCCCTCTATCTCCATTCTATAATGTGGCGACCGCCATTCGTGTACAGAGACTGTGACTCAGGGAGAGTATTTTACTTTACCTTTATATTTTCTAGCTGCCTAGATGGCGTCGGGTACATGTGCCACCCCACATACATCCTCTCATCCCTTTGTGTTCAGCCATTGTTCTTACTTATGTTTGGTTTTTGACCATAGAATtattttttccatctgttttatttttcttttttctttttcttttttgtgtctcCATtgtccctctccacccctctataCCTGCCCTCACCCGTCCTCCCTCTGTTCCCACCCCACCCTCCTTCAGAGAGCGGCTAAGAAGCTGAAAGAGGAAGAAAGGAAGAAGCTGGCAGAGGTAGAGGCCCAGCTTGAGAAACAGAGGCAGTTGGCTGAGGCTCACGCACAGGCCAAAGCCCTGGCTGAAAAAGAGGCCTTAGAACTGCGACTGAACATGCAAGAAGAAGTCAGCAAAAGGGAGGTTGTTGCTGTCGATGCCGAGCAGCAGAAGAAGAACATTCAGCAGGAGCTGCATCAGATGAAGCAAATCTCTGAAACAGAGATCAAAACCAAAGTGAAACTGATTGAAGAGGCCGAGTACAACCGCAAAAAAGTGGAGGAGGAGATCAGGATTATCCGACTGCAACTAGAAACCAGCCAGAAGCAAAAGCTCGGTGCCGAAGATGAGCTCAAGGAATTGAGAGCCagggcagaggaggcagagaggcagAAGAAACTAGCACAAGAAGAAGCTGAACGTCTGCGAAAACAGGTGAAGGATGAGGCCCAAAAGAAGAGagaggcagaagaagagttacaGCGCAAGATTCAGGCTGAGAAAGATGCGGCCAGAGAAAAGCAAAGGGCTCTAGATGATCTGGAGAAATTGAGGCTACAAgctgaggaggctgagaggaggaTGAAACAAGCAGAactagagaaagagagacagatcaAACAAGCTCATGATGTGGCCCAACAGAGTGCTGAAGCGACACTACAGAGCAAACGCATGTCATTCCTGGAGAAGACCACCCAGTTGGAAATGTCCCTGCAACAAGAGCATATCACCGTTACCCACCTGCAAGAGGAGGCTGAACGTCTAAAGAGGCAGCAGTTAGAGGCTGAAAATGCAAAGGAGGAAGCTGAGCGAGAGTTAGAAAAATGGAGACAGAAAGCCAATGAAGCTCTCAGGCTAAGGCTCCAGGCAGAGGAAATAGCCCATAAGAAAACTCTAGCGCAAGAAGAAGCTGAGAAACAGAAGGAAGATGCAGAAAGAGAGGCCCGCAAGAGAGCCAAAACTGAAGATTCTGCTCTGCGCCAGAAGGAACTAGCCGAGGAAGAACTGGTGAAACAGAGAAAGCTGGCTGAACAAACTGCTTCCCATAAACTGTTTGCTGAACAAGAGCTGATCCGGCTGAAGGCAGAGGTGGATAATGGTGAACAGCAACGTTTGGTTCTGGAGGAAGATCTCTTCCGCCTCAAGAATGAAGTTAATGAAGCAATCCAGAGAAGAAGAGGACTGGAGGAAGAACTTGCCAAGGTGCGTGCTGAAATGGAGATCCTTTTGAAGGCCAAAACCAAAACAGAAGAAGACTCTCGCTCTGCAAGTGAAAAGTCTAAGCAGATGTTGGAAGAAGAAGCAAACAAGTTGAGAGAGCTTGCAGAAGAAGCTGCCAGGTTGCGTGCTCTCTCAGAAGAAGCCAAGAAGCAAAGACAATTAGCAGAAGAAGATGCTACACGACAGAGGGCTGAAGCAGAAAGGATCCTGAAAGAAAAGTTGGCCGCCATCAATGAGGCCACACGGTTAAAGACAGAAGCTGAGATAGCCTTGAAGGAGAAGGAAGCTGAGAATGAGCGCCTCAGAAGATTAGCCGAAGATGAAGCTTATCAACGAAAACTACTGGAAGAGCAAGCCACTCAACACAAGCAAGACATCGAAGAGAAAATTCTGCTGCTTAAACAATCCTCTGAGAGCGAGTTGGAAAGGCAAAAGAATATTGTGGATGAGACCGTGAAGCAGAGGAGAATCATTGAAGAAGAGATACGAATCCTGAAAATAAACTTTGAAAAGGCCTCAGTGGGCAAATCCGACCTGGAACTAGAACttcaaaaactgaaaaacattgCAGACGAAACACAAAAGAGCAAGGAAAAAGCAGAGCGAGAAGCAGAAATGCAACGACAGCTAGCTCTAGAGGAGGAGGTGAGGCGAAAAGAAGCTGAAGACAAGGTCAAGAAGATTATTGCTGCAGAACAGGAGGCAGCAAGACAGAGGAAAGTAGCCCTAGAAGAAGTTGAGAAACTGAAGGCCAAGGCTGAAGAAGCCAGAAAACAGAAGGAGCTTGCTGAAAAAGAGGCTGAAAAACAAATAGAGCTTGCTCAAGAAGCCGCCAGGAACAAAATCgatgcagaagaaaaagcacaTATTGCTGTTATACAGCAGAAAGAGCAGGAATTGATGCAAACTAGAATCCAAGAGCAGAGCATGCTCGATAAGCTTAAAGAAGAGGCTGAGAAGGCCAAACGGGCGCTTGAGGACGCCGAGAGAGCAAAGTCAAAGGCTGAACATGAAGCAGCACTTTCACGTCAGCAGGCAGAGGAAGCAGACCGCCTGAAGCAAAAAGCAGAGGATGAAGCCCAAGCTAAGGCCCAAGCTCAGGAAGATGCAGAAAAGATTCGTAAAGATGCAGAACTAGAAGCTGCTAAGAGAGCCCAGGCCGAGCAGGCAGCCCTCAAGCTTAAACAGCTGGCAGATGCCGAAATGGAGAAAcataagaaatttgcagaaaaaaCTCTTAGACAGAAGGAGCAGGTAGAAGGTGAACTGACTAAAGTTAAGCTCCAGCTGGAGGAAACTGACAACCAGAAAACCATTTTAGATGACGAGTTGGGACGGCTAAAAGAAGAAGTGACCGAGTCTCTGAGGCAGAAGAAACTGGTGGAAGACGAGTTATTCAAAGTGAAAATACAGATGGAAGAGTTGGTGAAACTGAAGATTCGTATcgaagaagaaaataagattcttATAACAAAAGATAAGGACAACACCCAAAAATTCCTGCTGGAGGAAGCCGAAAAGATGAAACAAGTAGCTGAAGAGGCTGCCCGTCTGAGCGTTGAGGCCCAGGAGGCTGCACGTTTAAGGAAGATTGCAGAGGACGACCTAAATGAACAGCGAGCCTTAGCTGAAAAGATGTTGAAGGAGAAAATGCAAGCCGTTCAAGAAGCCACCCGTCTAAAAGCAGAAGCTGAGATGCTGCAGAAACAGAAGGAACTGGCCATGGAGCAAGCTAAGAAACTCCAGGAAGACAAGGAGCAAATGCAGCAGCAGCTTGCCGAGGAGACCGAGGGCTTCCAAAAGACTCTAGAGGCCGAGCGACGCCGACAGCTCGACATAAGTGCCGAAGCCGAACGCCTTAAATTACAAGTGGTTGAAATGAGCAAAGCCCAAGCCAAAGCTGAAGAAGATGCCAAAAAGTTTAGGAAACGGGCTGAAGAAATCAGTGAGAGGTTACACCAAACAGAACTGACAACCAAAGAGAAGATGACTGTGGTTCATACCCTCGAAATACAGAGACAGCAAAGCGATAAGGAGGCTGAAGATCTGCGAAATGCCATTGCAGACctagaaaaagagaaagagaagctCAAGAAGGAGGCTGAACTGCTGCAGAGGAAGTCAGAAGAGGTACCTAATTATTTATATTGCTTACACTCATTATAGAACATTTCACATGTTTCTTTCTTATACATCCAGAGATGCATTTAATTTGTGCTTTTGCCCATTCCATGCACTGTCCATAGTCATTGTTCTCATTGCCGCAGTATCCATAAAGCTGACCAATCGCCCAAAATCAACGTGTGTGCTCTGCTCAGGTCTAGGTACATGCTATACTGATAGAGCAGGGGATTAAGTGACTGCCAGCTTTGATGCTGCTACTCAAAGGACTAGGTGGATTAAAATCCAAGATCCTTAAATTTCCAGCCAATATCAGGAACCTCCTAGATCTTAAATTGTCCGCAGATCTTTTTAAAGTTACCAAGGTGTATGGCCAGGTGTGATAGAGGAATCCCACACCAGTTGAGACCAAAGACTATcctgctgcaaaaagatggtctCTTAGGGTCTCAGGGGGTTCTATTTTTGACAGGTTTTCATTGAGCGTTCCTGAATCTTATGTATTATAGGTCATGATTGTTGTAGAATGAGTGAACCCCAAACACCATAATATTAAAGGGGGAAACTAACAACAATCTTTAACTCTGCAAAATGGTTACAAGTCAGCCTCCTCATGCTTGTTGGTAGATGTTAGTGCCCATAGAGGGTCATGGGCTGCAGGGAACCCTTTTGACCCATTACCTTTTTTGCTTTTGCTATGATGACTATTCTTACACTTCAGTAACCACATTCTTTAATGTATCTTATGTTCTTCACTTAATTAGTTTGATCTGTTTTTTCACAGATGGAGCTAGCTCAACGGGAACAGCTACGTCAAGAAACCCAGACCCTCCAGACCACATTCCTGTCCGAGAAGCAAATATTGATCCAAAAAGAAAAGTACATTGAAGAAGAGAAGGCCAAATTAGAGAAGCTTTTTGAACAAGAGGTCAACAAAGCCCAAAACTTGAAAAGCGAGAAAGAGCGTCAACTTCAGCAGCTGGAGGAGGAAAAACGGCTTCTTGAGATTAGCATGGGCGATGCTGTTAAGAAGCAGCTCGATGCAGAGGACAAAGTGCGTCAGAAACAAGAAGAACTGCAGCAGCTGGATAAAAAGCGACATGAACAAGAGGAACTGCTGGAGGAAGAAAACCGAAAATTGAGGGAAAGACTAGAACAGCTGGAACAAGAACATAGAATAGCCTTGGAGAAAACAAAGGAAATCTTAATTCACAAAGAAACCATCATAACCCAGACCAGAGCCGTGCCAAATGGAAGAGACTCAGTTGATTGTTCCATTGAAAATGGTGAACAAGAAAATGCATTTGATGGCTTAAGGCAGAAAGTATCTGCTAAGAAATTGTATGAGGCAGGTGTACTGACCAAAGAGATGCTGGACAAACTGTCCAATAGGCAGGTATCTGTAGATGACGTCTCCCAACGAGAAGACATCAAAAAATACCTCCAAGGGAAGAGCAGCATTGCTGGACTGCTTCTCAAACCCAGCAATGAAAAGATCAGCATCTACAATGCCATGAAGAAGAAGCTGGTCACCCCTGGCACTGCACTCATCCTGCTGGAAGCCCAGGCTGCCTCTGGCTACATCATTGACCCAGTGAGAAACAAGAGGCTAACAGTCAGCgaagcagtgaaagaaaacgtcATTGGCCCTGAAATACACAACAAGATGCTGTCTGCGGAGAGGGCCATCACTGGTTACAAGGATCCGTATACTGGAGAGAAAATTTCACTCTTCCAAGCTATGAACAAGGACTTAATCGTGAAAGATCATGGAATACGTCTACTGGAAGCCCAAATTGCCACCGGAGGTATTGTAGACCCAGTCAATAGTCATCGTCTGCCTCTGGACTCTGCCTATAAACGAGGCTACTTCGATGAAGAAATGAACAAGGTCTTATCTGATCCCACAGATGACTCCAAAGGCTTCTTTGACCCTAACACCCAAGAAAATCTCACCTACCTGCAGCTTATGGACAGATGTGTGATAGACCCAGAGACTAAGTTGTGTCTTCTGCCACTGACCGACAAAGCTGGAAAAGGAGAACTTGTCTACACCGATTCAGAAACCAAAGACATCTTCAAGAAAGCCACAGTTTCTGTTCCATTTGGAAAATTCCAGGGAAAAAGTGTCACTATCTGGGAAATTATCAATTCTGAATATTTCACGGAAGAGCAAAGACGGGAATTGTTACGACAGTACAAAACGGGCAAAATCACTGTGGAAAAAATCATCAAGATCATCATTACCGTGGTAGAAGAAAATGAAAAGAAGCAGCAGATGTGCTTCGATGGTCTAAGAAATCCCGTCCCAGCAGCAGAACTGGTCGAAAGTAAGATCATCGATAACGATCTGTTCAACCAGCTCCATCAAGGTAAAAAGTCTGTAAAGGAAGTTTCTGAGGTCGACTCTGTAAAAAAATATTTGACTGGAAGCACAGCCATAGCTGGAGTCCGAGTGGAGAAATCTGGCGAGAAACTAAGCTTCTATAATGCCATAAGGAAAAACCTTCTGAAGCCTGCCACGGCTCTCAACCTGCTCGAAGCTCAAGCTGGTACAGGATTCCTCATTGACCCTGTTAAAAATGAATTACTTCCGGTAGATGAGGCTGTAAAAGCTGGAATTGTGGGTCCAGAATACCATGAAAAGTTGCTGTCTGCAGATAAAGCTGTCTCGGGCTACAAGGATCCTTACACCGGGCAAACACTGTCTCTCTTCCAAGCTCTGCAGAAGGGACTGATACCAAAAGACAGTGGAATCCGACTTTTAGATGCACAACTGGCAACAGGTGGCATAATAGATCCAGTAAACAGCCACCGTCTCCCACTTGAGATTGCTTACAAGAGAGGTCATCTGGATGAAGAGACAACCAAGATCCTTTCTGAGCCAGTAGATGAAAACACGGGCTTCTATGATCCAAACAGCCAAGAAAACCTCTCCTATGCCCAGCTGCAGAAGAAGTGCAAGGTGGATAAGAAAACCGGCCACTTGTTACTTCCCCTGTCCGAACAAGCCATACAGTCCCAACTGGAAGAGGTTTACAATGACTCTCAAGCCAAAGAAGCCTTTGATAAAGCAACAGTTGAAGTTCCCGTCGGCAGCTTCAAAGGAAGGACTATTACACTCTGGGAATTGATCCATTCTGAATATTTCACAGAAGAGCAAAGGCGGGAGCTCCTTCGTCAGTATAAGACTGGAAAAGTCACCATCGAGAAAATTATCAAAATCATGATCACTATTGTGGAGGAAACTGAGACCAAGAGACAGCAACGTCTAACCTTCAGCGGTCTCCGAGCTCCGGTACCTGCTAATGAACTTCTGGAGGCCAAGATTATTGATAAAACCCAGTTTGAGCAACTCAAAGAAGGCAAGAAGTCAGTAAAGGAGATATCTGAGACCGACTCTGTCAAGAGATACCTCCAAGGCAGTGACTGCATAGCCGGAGTCTACATTGAAGAGAACAAGTTAAAAATGAACATCTACCAAGCCATGAAGAGGAATCTGCTGAGGCCTGGAACCGCTTTGGTCCTCCTTGAGGCACAAGCCGCGACTGGTTTTATTATTGACCCAGTAAAGAATCAAAAATTCTATGTGAATGAGGCAGTGAAAGCAGGAGTCGTTGGACCAGAGCTGCATGAGAAACTTTTATCTGCTGAAAAAGCTGTTACAGGATACAAAGACCCTTACTCTGGAAACACCATCTCAGTATTCGAAGCTATGCAAAAAGGCTTAATCCTCAGGGAACATGGAATACGCATCTTGGAAGCTCAGATCGCCACCGGTGGAATTATTGACCCTGTTCACAGCCACAGAGTCCCAGTGGAGGTTGCCTATAAACGAGGTTACTTTGATGAAGCCATGAACAAGATCCT encodes:
- the PLEC gene encoding plectin isoform X6, with protein sequence MAESVKRPASSTWYYTFKREMLLERSDWLDGNSEQERKSHLYKKLCCVDERDRVQKKTFTKWVNKHLIKAQRHVNDLYEDLRDGHNLISLLEVLSGETLPRERDVIRNLRLPREKGRMRFHKLQNVQIALDFLKQRQVKLVNIRNDDIADGNPKLTLGLIWTIILHFQISDIQVSGQSEDMTAKEKLLLWSQRMTEGYQGLRCDNFTGSWRDGRLFNAIIHRHKPMLIDMNRVYRQTNIENLDQAFTVAERDLGVTRLLDPEDVDVPQPDEKSIITYVSSLYDAMPRVPDVQDGVRANELELRWHEYYERVTMLLQWIRHYTVIFEEKRFPASYEEIEILWRQFLKFKETDLPNKEADKNQSKLQYQSLEGAVKSGQLKVPPGYHPLDVEKEWGKLHVSILEREKLLRIELERLERLQRIVSKLQMESGLCEEQLNQADALLQTNIRLLNAGKPLQRAGDIERDLDKADAMIRILFNDVQALKDGRHPQGEQMYRRVYRLHERLVAIRTEYNLRIKSGATQVITQVTHVTQHANRPEVDEVTQRYLQDLLGWVEENQKRINAAEWGSDLPSVESQLGSHRGLHQSINEFRSKIERARADEAQMSGSRGTYQEYLGKLDLQYAKLLNSSKARLRHLESLYAFVAAATKELMWLNDKEEEEVNFDWSERNTNMTNKKDNYSGLMRELELKEKKIKEIQSNGDRLLREDHPGKSTVEAFQAALQTEWSWMLQLCCCIEAHLKENTAYFQFFADVKEAEEHLKKVQDNMRRKYTCDRSVTVTRLEDLVQDSMDEKEQLTEYKGQITGLAKRAKTIIQLKPRSPANPPKGQQPVQAVCDYKQMEITIHKGDECRLVNNSQPYKWKVLNSAGSEAVVPSVCFIVPPPNKEALDAVSRLEVGHQNLLTLWQRLHIDLKSLLSFQYLLRDIQLIQSWNLVTFRSMTSEEYKLILRNLEIHYQNFMRDSQDSQNFHPDDRMNVEKEYNACNQKYEILLRSLERGEQDESTCKNYISQLKNIQLQLEGCEARTISKIRSPLDKDPIKDCSQRIGDQQQIHFELETIQKNLDKVSEKTQKILAQPDLGASAPVLRSEHDITQQKMGQVYSLSSIYLDKLKTINLVIRNTHGAEEVVKTYEDQLKDVHTVPADIKELENSKTDLKRMRGQVEGHQPLFNGLENDLGKAREVSEKMLRAHSERDVDLERYREKVQQLLERWQAIVLQIDLRQRELEQLGKQLRYYRESYEWLIRWIQDAKQRQEKIQSVPITDSRTVKEQLQEEKKLLEESEKNRVKVDECQKYAKQYIDAIKDFELQLVTYKAQLEPVASPVKKPKVQSTSDNIIQEYVELRTKYSELTTLTSQYIKFITETLRRLEEEERAAKKLKEEERKKLAEVEAQLEKQRQLAEAHAQAKALAEKEALELRLNMQEEVSKREVVAVDAEQQKKNIQQELHQMKQISETEIKTKVKLIEEAEYNRKKVEEEIRIIRLQLETSQKQKLGAEDELKELRARAEEAERQKKLAQEEAERLRKQVKDEAQKKREAEEELQRKIQAEKDAAREKQRALDDLEKLRLQAEEAERRMKQAELEKERQIKQAHDVAQQSAEATLQSKRMSFLEKTTQLEMSLQQEHITVTHLQEEAERLKRQQLEAENAKEEAERELEKWRQKANEALRLRLQAEEIAHKKTLAQEEAEKQKEDAEREARKRAKTEDSALRQKELAEEELVKQRKLAEQTASHKLFAEQELIRLKAEVDNGEQQRLVLEEDLFRLKNEVNEAIQRRRGLEEELAKVRAEMEILLKAKTKTEEDSRSASEKSKQMLEEEANKLRELAEEAARLRALSEEAKKQRQLAEEDATRQRAEAERILKEKLAAINEATRLKTEAEIALKEKEAENERLRRLAEDEAYQRKLLEEQATQHKQDIEEKILLLKQSSESELERQKNIVDETVKQRRIIEEEIRILKINFEKASVGKSDLELELQKLKNIADETQKSKEKAEREAEMQRQLALEEEVRRKEAEDKVKKIIAAEQEAARQRKVALEEVEKLKAKAEEARKQKELAEKEAEKQIELAQEAARNKIDAEEKAHIAVIQQKEQELMQTRIQEQSMLDKLKEEAEKAKRALEDAERAKSKAEHEAALSRQQAEEADRLKQKAEDEAQAKAQAQEDAEKIRKDAELEAAKRAQAEQAALKLKQLADAEMEKHKKFAEKTLRQKEQVEGELTKVKLQLEETDNQKTILDDELGRLKEEVTESLRQKKLVEDELFKVKIQMEELVKLKIRIEEENKILITKDKDNTQKFLLEEAEKMKQVAEEAARLSVEAQEAARLRKIAEDDLNEQRALAEKMLKEKMQAVQEATRLKAEAEMLQKQKELAMEQAKKLQEDKEQMQQQLAEETEGFQKTLEAERRRQLDISAEAERLKLQVVEMSKAQAKAEEDAKKFRKRAEEISERLHQTELTTKEKMTVVHTLEIQRQQSDKEAEDLRNAIADLEKEKEKLKKEAELLQRKSEEMELAQREQLRQETQTLQTTFLSEKQILIQKEKYIEEEKAKLEKLFEQEVNKAQNLKSEKERQLQQLEEEKRLLEISMGDAVKKQLDAEDKVRQKQEELQQLDKKRHEQEELLEEENRKLRERLEQLEQEHRIALEKTKEILIHKETIITQTRAVPNGRDSVDCSIENGEQENAFDGLRQKVSAKKLYEAGVLTKEMLDKLSNRQVSVDDVSQREDIKKYLQGKSSIAGLLLKPSNEKISIYNAMKKKLVTPGTALILLEAQAASGYIIDPVRNKRLTVSEAVKENVIGPEIHNKMLSAERAITGYKDPYTGEKISLFQAMNKDLIVKDHGIRLLEAQIATGGIVDPVNSHRLPLDSAYKRGYFDEEMNKVLSDPTDDSKGFFDPNTQENLTYLQLMDRCVIDPETKLCLLPLTDKAGKGELVYTDSETKDIFKKATVSVPFGKFQGKSVTIWEIINSEYFTEEQRRELLRQYKTGKITVEKIIKIIITVVEENEKKQQMCFDGLRNPVPAAELVESKIIDNDLFNQLHQGKKSVKEVSEVDSVKKYLTGSTAIAGVRVEKSGEKLSFYNAIRKNLLKPATALNLLEAQAGTGFLIDPVKNELLPVDEAVKAGIVGPEYHEKLLSADKAVSGYKDPYTGQTLSLFQALQKGLIPKDSGIRLLDAQLATGGIIDPVNSHRLPLEIAYKRGHLDEETTKILSEPVDENTGFYDPNSQENLSYAQLQKKCKVDKKTGHLLLPLSEQAIQSQLEEVYNDSQAKEAFDKATVEVPVGSFKGRTITLWELIHSEYFTEEQRRELLRQYKTGKVTIEKIIKIMITIVEETETKRQQRLTFSGLRAPVPANELLEAKIIDKTQFEQLKEGKKSVKEISETDSVKRYLQGSDCIAGVYIEENKLKMNIYQAMKRNLLRPGTALVLLEAQAATGFIIDPVKNQKFYVNEAVKAGVVGPELHEKLLSAEKAVTGYKDPYSGNTISVFEAMQKGLILREHGIRILEAQIATGGIIDPVHSHRVPVEVAYKRGYFDEAMNKILSDPTDDTKGFFDPNTHENLTYLQLKERCIKDPETSLTLLLLKKMEKSAADEPTKVYSDTETKKVFEETTVDIPAGSLEGSSMTIWELMHSDLLPKEERERLMAEFQAGKLSKERMIIIIIEIIEKTEIIRQQELYSYDFVRRHITAEDMYQSKLITLEMYTMLKQGTKTIQEIIQIETVWRYLYGTGCVAGLQMPASKDTISIYQAMKKGLIPNDVAYLLLDAQAATGFMIDPVKNELLTVDEAVRKGIVGPEIHDRLLSAERAVTGYRDPYTEQMISIFQAMRKDLISSDQALRLLDAQIATGGVIDPRFGFHIPNETAYTRGYLNKETFDMLSEPSEVRSYVDPSTDEKLSYSQLLKRCRRDERSNLFLLPLADKRKLTFKGLRKEISMEELIKSNVMDAVTAQQLQDGLTSIEEVSRNLQKFLEGTSCIAGVYVEATKERYSIYQAMKKGMIRPGTAFELLEAQAATGYVIDPIKCLKLAVEDAVRMGIVGTEFKDKLLSAERAVTGYKDPYSGKLISLFQAMKKGLILKDHGIRLLEAQIATGGIIDPEESHRLPVETAYKRGLFDEEMNEILTDPSDDTKGFFDPNTEENLTYLQLMERCITDPDTGLCLLPLKEKKRERKTSSKSSVRKRRVVIVDPETGKEMSVYEAYRKGLIDQQTYIELSEQECEWEEVTISSSDGVVKSIITDRRSGRQYDIDDAISKGLIDQSSLDQYRAGTLSITEFADMLSGNMSGFRSRSSSVGSSSSYTASPARRDQASSWSDPSEETGPIAGIVDTDTLEKVSITEAMHRNLVDNITGQRLLEAQACTGGIIDPITGEKFSVVDAVNKGLVDKIMVDRINLAQKAFNGFEDPRTKTKMSAAQALKKGWLYYEAGQRFLEVQYLTGGLIEPEVPGRVGLEEALHKGTIDSRTAQKLRDVNTYSKYLTCPKTKLKISYKEAMEKSMVEDGTGLRLLEAASQSSKGYYSPYNVSGPGSASGSRSGSRTGSRPGSRRGSFDATGNSNFTMNFSSSSYTSSSYGRRYANNPQDAPFDATELASALLNLHLSCSQESRRGLDTLTTLKPGLV